Proteins encoded by one window of Salvia splendens isolate huo1 chromosome 5, SspV2, whole genome shotgun sequence:
- the LOC121803756 gene encoding dof zinc finger protein DOF3.1-like → MDGARNEEGLTHQRDLGQRGRLPEAAALALEPSPRCPRCDSTNTKFCYYNNYSLSQPRYYCKSCRRYWTHGGTLRNVPIGGGSRKSKRPRISSPSSPPPLPRPRAVAPSAAANPTAVVTRPVAPPMVGGFYGGGWFLPSLAAMQSVGINQGAPAMGGGSRFGSNMALLQGMMSSPAAARLRSPPQQNLIQPGSFSSWTPSVSNVGATSSSAASAAGIWSSGGGGGGSQWSDCNRSGV, encoded by the coding sequence ATGGATGGAGCAAGAAATGAAGAGGGTCTCACTCATCAACGAGATCTCGGGCAACGTGGGCGGCTTCCTGAGGCGGCCGCCCTCGCCCTCGAGCCATCTCCGAGGTGCCCGCGGTGCGACTCCACCAACACCAAGTTTTGTTACTACAACAACTATAGCCTCTCTCAACCAAGATACTATTGCAAATCTTGCCGGAGGTATTGGACTCATGGCGGAACCCTAAGGAACGTCCCCATCGGCGGCGGCAGCCGGAAAAGCAAGCGGCCGAGGATTTCATCCCCCTCttcgcctccgcctcttccaAGGCCAAGAGCCGTGGCGCCATCCGCCGCAGCGAATCCGACAGCTGTCGTCACGCGGCCGGTGGCGCCGCCGATGGTCGGCGGATTCTACGGCGGTGGCTGGTTTTTGCCTTCCTTGGCTGCAATGCAGTCCGTTGGGATCAATCAAGGGGCGCCGGCGATGGGCGGAGGAAGTCGTTTCGGTTCGAATATGGCCCTTTTGCAAGGGATGATGAGTTCTCCGGCGGCGGCGCGTCTACGCTCTCCGCCGCAGCAAAACTTAATTCAGCCGGGGAGTTTTAGTTCTTGGACTCCAAGCGTGAGCAACGTCGGCGCTACCAGCTCTTCGGCTGCATCCGCGGCCGGAATCTGGagcagcggcggtggcggtggcggtagTCAATGGTCCGACTGTAATCGATCCGGGGTTTGA